The region TCGAAAGATAAATAAATGTTGGAAATAtgtaaaaataatgaaaaagaaCTCAAGTATGTaaatttgtaattttatttGATGATTGTATTGTGTGTTTGTTTCAAATAACTTTATCCATATTTATTTATAGGGAGAGTCTCGACTAACTACAACGGTTATTAGGTTTTCTAAATACTGACTCGCGTTCTAACTTCACGCTACTACTTAAGATCATAGTGTGTTTTGAGCCTCCACTCCTAATCAACTTTGAAGAGTCGGTATTCTTTGAGTATCAACTAGTCCCACACTTGTAATGATTGTTCCTATTATCAAGGAATGACTCCACATCCAATTTCCAACATGTCCAACCCTAGGAGGCGTTTGGTAGAGGGTTTGAAAATATATTCCCGAAAATGCTATATTTACAAACATAATTTATTTTCAGGTAAATTGTATAATGTACGTTATTTGGTAGATGTGTTACATTCTCatgaatatttttaaattttatctaatgaataaataaaactaataaaaaatagaaaatgtgtGATGAAATATGGTAGAAATAAGAAGTTATCTTAAAAAATAACTTTCATTCATATGGGagtaaatatttttatcatttttcttgGGTATAGAAATATGGCAAAACGTGTATTGAACTTTCCTGGGTATCCAATATATTCGGGAATACATTTTTCAAAGATTGTACTAAACATGAGAATGAGAATGTAACATTCCCCACCTCATTTTCTCGAGAATGTTTTAAGATCCCTTCCACCAAACACCCCGTAGGTTTTGAATAATTTTCTTGGAAATATTGTCCTCTTCATGACATGTGTTTGATTACTTGTTCAAGATCTCGCCTGGGTGCAAAGTTGTATCCCATCAGGTAAATAATCGATTCGGCTATGGCTAGCTTCCTCGCATATCGGCTCATTCTAGGATCGACATATATGTTTTTAGCTATTATAAAAATGGCCAATACTTTGGTGCCAACAAATTTCCCCTTGCATTTTTCATTTTAGCCACAACACCCTAATAAGAATGCAATGATGCATTTCATCCTATGAGGAAAAAGTTATCATTTGACTCCTATATATCTTCTTATTTTCCAAACTTCAATATTTCCTTGACCAAGCTAGCTTCTCTGTCGACTCTTTATCGTTCTTATTGTTGTCATTTAAACTCGCAACCTCACCTCCTTACTTGCTCCTTAGTCGGTTACTTTCGTATGTCTCATAACAACACCTCTGAAAACCGCAACCACCCCTCCGACCATTAGGGTCATCCCTTCTTCTCGATCTGCCATCGAATATTATTCATCCTTCGCTATGAAATCATCCAAGAGGAACAATGACGAGGGAAGTACTTTTGTCGTTGCACCCATACAAGTTCTATCTCCTTTTGACCTTCCGAAccataaataatttttagaCCCTTACGCTCAAAGCTACCCTAAAGTCCCTTCTGATGTTGACTGAGTTCATTGGCGCCTAGTGAATTCAAACATCCAATCACATGCATTGGTATTCATTAGTCGCATTCCCTAAAATCTTTAAGTGATGCCCAACAATCTTCGACACTTCTGTGTACTCTGTTTGGATAACGTGTGTAGCTTCGACTAAAGAAGCGTTTATAGTGTATGACAATCAATGGCTTCATGATGTTCCCCACATTGTGGGACGTAGTTACCATTCTTGGGTTACCGGTTGAGGACGATGAACTTCTCCTTTGGCGGGTAAGTTTTGTAGGGATCCATCCAAGCTTGGTATTAAGTTTAGCTGTGGTGGGAGTTCTTATCCGAACTTCCTAACGGTTAGTGCCAGGAAATAGAGACTTCTCTTAGATCCAGAACAAATTCCTTCTATACTAGTTATGCAAATCCTTCATTTGCTCAAATACAGTACTTGTAGTTTCATAACCCCATATTGTCTTTGTTAATAACTCCGGTCATAAATGGCCATTGACctctctttccttttttttctttctacaaATGTATGTTTAATCTTCTTCAAGttttgaaagaagagaaaaccTTAGTTTGTAAGGTCGTTGAAGGTCTTTATGATCCCTTCATCTATAGATCATGATGTACTTTTATGAAATGAGTTACGCTCCAACTTTTCGGAAGAAAGCACCTAACTAGTCCAAGACAGTCACTCAATCGACCATGCAACAAAACCGCTATGAATCAGTTCAACTCAAACGGCTCAAGCATAAAACCGGTGTCTCGGCTCAGCCAAGTCTTGGTTGAACCATTAAGtcagcaatttttttttttacaaaaaggTATAAAACGAAGTCGTTTTGGTAGGGAAAAAAATTGGAGTAAATTTTTTTGGAAGGCAGCATTTTGCAAAATGAATGAGAAAGGGATCTAGGTCTTCCATTCTGGGGTTTCAGTTTCAAGCCTGAACTCTCAGCAACTGGTTCCTTCTCGGCTTCTTCCCTGCCGTCGCCGCACGTTTCGCCGCCGGCCACCGCTATCTCTTCCGTTGGTCCCTGTTTCGCGCAGCTTGCAAGGTGAATGCGTTTCCCTCTCTGTGCTTCTCTGTTCAATTTGTGTTTCAACCCCGAACATGTTTATTTCATCCCTGTGTGAATTGTAGTCCTTTTTTGCTATTTTACATGCTTTTTTCATTCCTTTGGGGTTGTAAATTGTTGTCATTTCTTGCTACTTCACATGCTTCATGACTGAGATGATCAATTGGTGTTTGTTGACATGCATTTCTATGATGTCTGTGTTTTTGGCTCCTATCATTTTTCAATCTGCAATTTCTTTATATCTGGTCTGTAACTCAGTGTTTTTTGTTCACAATTAAGTTCAGTTATTTGACAATGGAACCTGTTTAGATGATGCTTTATTAATAACCATACTATAAGCATAATTACTGTGAAAAAAATGAAGTTTGTAATTGCGTAAACGAAGAATATATATCAACCTAGGAGCTGTTTGTGAATTTGCCTGATTGAATAATTGTTCTAATCTATTTTGCATGTGCAGAGAAGAAGTAAGTTGGCTGCGAAGAGGTAAAAAAGGGGGTTATGGCAGGAAAAGCTGCTGGTTCAGCTGTAAAGGCAATAGCGGAGTACCAATATCCGTGGCGTGAGAAGTTAGCAAAGTATAAGGATGAACTGGCCAAGGGTGTGTGGGGATACTGGGAGTTGGGGGCATGGAAGCCACTGAGTATCAGTGCTCGGCGTCGAGCTATGCTTCGAAAGGAAGTCCTTCTTGCCGGGGAAGATTGGCCCTATGATCCTGAaaggaaggagatgaagaccaaGAGGAAAGGACACAAGTGTGATAGGATAGCTGCTGAGAAAAGGGCAAA is a window of Lotus japonicus ecotype B-129 chromosome 5, LjGifu_v1.2 DNA encoding:
- the LOC130721088 gene encoding uncharacterized protein LOC130721088, coding for MAGKAAGSAVKAIAEYQYPWREKLAKYKDELAKGVWGYWELGAWKPLSISARRRAMLRKEVLLAGEDWPYDPERKEMKTKRKGHKCDRIAAEKRANTARLMEKMPEMLLEHKKRRWLKKMKEEDKEKGKL